The following proteins are encoded in a genomic region of Periophthalmus magnuspinnatus isolate fPerMag1 chromosome 10, fPerMag1.2.pri, whole genome shotgun sequence:
- the LOC117377936 gene encoding ribonuclease-like 3, whose amino-acid sequence MRTYVLFVLVLFPSALPGQTVNDRYRTFINQHVNQEMSRTRCDAVMRDRKITVTNSNECKETNTFIKAGTNQIKTVCGEAGRPYNNSRNLRVSNQPFPIVICKQRGNHRYPKCEYRGRSATRYIVIGCEDGFPVHFESDVNLS is encoded by the coding sequence ATGAGGACCTACGTGCTGTTTGTGCTGGTGCTCTTCCCATCTGCTCTGCCGGGACAGACCGTCAATGATCGCTACAGGACATTCATCAATCAACATGTTAACCAAGAAATGAGCCGGACACGCTGCGATGCAGTGATGCGCGACAGAAAAATAACTGTAACCAACAGCAACGAGTGTAAGGAGACCAATACATTCATCAAGGCTGGGaccaatcaaatcaaaacgGTGTGTGGTGAAGCCGGACGTCCGTACAACAACAGCCGTAACCTGAGGGTGAGCAACCAGCCTTTCCCTATTGTAATCTGCAAGCAGAGGGGAAACCATCGGTATCCCAAATGTGAATATCGGGGGCGCTCTGCCACCAGGTACATCGTCATTGGATGTGAGGACGGCTTCCCTGTGCACTTTGAAAGTGATGTCAACCTCAGTTGA
- the LOC117377901 gene encoding ribonuclease-like 3: protein MRTYVLFVLVLFPSALLGQSINDRYKKFINQHVNQGMSRTRCDAVMRSRKITVTNSTQCKGTNTFISAGAKEIKKVCNAAGKPYKNSHNLRVSNQPFPIVICKQKGNHRYPKCEYRGRSATRYIVIGCKDGFPVHFERDVRDLS from the coding sequence ATGAGGACCTACGTGCTGTTTGTGCTGGTGCTCTTCCCATCTGCTCTGCTGGGACAGTCCATCAATGATCGCTACAAGAAATTCATCAATCAACATGTTAACCAGGGTATGAGCCGGACACGCTGCGATGCAGTGATGCGCAGCAGAAAAATAACTGTAACCAACAGCACTCAGTGTAAGGGGACCAATACATTCATCAGTGCTGGGGCCAAAGAAATCAAAAAGGTGTGCAATGCAGCGGGAAAACCTTATAAAAACAGCCATAACCTGAGGGTGAGCAACCAGCCTTTCCCTATTGTAATCTGCAAGCAGAAGGGAAACCATCGGTATCCCAAATGTGAATATCGGGGGCGCTCTGCCACCAGGTACATCGTCATTGGATGCAAGGACGGCTTCCCTGTGCACTTTGAACGTGATGTCAGAGACCTCAGTTGA